The following coding sequences lie in one Meles meles chromosome X, mMelMel3.1 paternal haplotype, whole genome shotgun sequence genomic window:
- the BEX4 gene encoding protein BEX4, with protein MASKQKQAVKNVNMENAQQENGEEQVPEQNEEESRNSKGGEGQKHGRNVRLGRMRRLVPNFRWAIPSRHIDHNEVGGEEEKFVGQMMEVKRKTKEQQMRHHKRFQTPEPDNHYDFCLIP; from the coding sequence ATGGCGTCCAAACAGAAACAAGCGGTGAAAAATGTCAACATGGAAAATGCCCAGCAGGAAAACGGAGAGGAACAGGTTCCCGAGCAGAATGAAGAGGAATCACGCAATTCGAAAGGGGGTGAAGGCCAGAAGCATGGAAGAAATGTCAGGCTGGGGCGAATGAGACGACTTGTCCCTAATTTTCGGTGGGCCATACCTAGCAGGCATATTGATCACAATGAAGtgggaggtgaggaggaaaaGTTTGTAGGGCAGATGATGGAGGTCAAGAGAAAGACTAAGGAGCAGCAAATGAGACATCATAAGCGCTTCCAGACTCCTGAACCTGATAATCATTATGACTTTTGCCTTATACCTTGA